The Nitrospirota bacterium genomic interval GCTCCCTTACGATTCAAAGCGATCAGAAGTCGGATTATTCACAGGTTAAACCATTTTCGTATGATGCATCTAAAGCGGCATTGAATCAATTTACCGTTCACCTTGCTTCACTTTTAAGAGATACACCGATAAAAGTCAATTCCGCACATCCGGGCTGGGTCAAGACCGATTTAGGGACTGACATGGCTCCAATGGGAGTTGAAGAAGGCGCAAAGACCGCTGTAAGGCTTGCGACTCTCAATCAGGATGGACCAACAGGTAAATTTTTTCATTTTAACGATGAGATTCCGTGGTAGAAAATAAGAACGAAAAAACCAAATATTAGACAGGATAAACAGGATAAACAAGATTTCTTCTTTTTTTATATCCTGTAAATCATGTAAATCCTGTCTAAAAGATTTTATAATTTCCTATACATGAACGAATGGAATCCTTTTATGAGTCCCATTGTTAAAGCCGCTTATTTCAGTCTAATGGCAATATGCATATCTGGAGCAGCAGTTTTCTCCCCGGGTTTCTTATTCGCGTGTCCTCTTAGCTCAGAGCCTGTTGATACGATGACGGCAACACTTTATGGGGTTGATAGTCGTCAGAAAGAGCTTCTTTATCGCTGGAAACTTCATTTTGTAGATAAAGGGGGAGAGCACTCGAAATCGTGTTTTACCGATTCAAGCGGAGCTGCTGCCGCCGAAGATGAATTGCTTTTGAGCAACGGACGATTTGTCAGCTACGGTTATGTCCGTCATACGAATGGAGAACGTGCAGAGGTGCGTGCGGAAGGGGATAAGATCATTTATCGGCAAGAACTTGGTAAACAAAAGAGACTTGCAGAAGAATCATATACAACAAACTTTGTTGCCGGACCATCCGTAGTGCCGTTCATACGACAAAATTGGGACTTGCTCGTTCGAGGCGAGATTATAAAAATTCGCTATGGTGTTCCGGATCTGCTTCGTTCCTACGAGTTTCGTTTATCCCGCTTCCGCGAAAAGGAAAAAAAGGACGGAACAAATGTCATAATCAAGATGGCGGCGAGCAGCTTCTTTGTCGGATTCTTCATAGACCCGATATTTTTTGAATTCTCTGCCGATCAAAAAGCTCTGCGTCGGATCGTTGGACGAACCCTGCCTGTTGAAAAGCAGGGTAGAAAGTTTACACCAGTGGACGCAGATATGCGATTTGAAGCTACAAACAACAGTCAAATGTGAGGTGAGTAATGTTTAAATGGCAAAGAAACCAGGCTTGCCCTGTGGGAACACCGTGTATGAAATTCAGTTATTTTTATCCGCTTCTTGGATTCACATTGCCCACAATTTTGATTTCGTACGGCATTGCAATTCCACAGAGTTGTCTCGCGGGTATAAATCCGCCGACAGTTGGTTTGGGCATTTTTATTGTGGCTGCCTGTGTGACCTACTGGCTTGGAATCCACCTTGTGCTTCGCGATCTTGCTGCAGACAGTCTCAACCCTTCCAAAATCCCTGTCTTGAGACTCCGTCACCTCATACCCCTCTTTATTTTTATCTTTCTTGCGGGTTTGATTGCATACGGATTCATCATCCCGCGCAGCTGCATTGCAGGAATCAATGAGCACAGCTTTGGCTTTGGGATAGCACTCTTTTTTGCTGCCATTTGTTATATAGAGGGAGTTCAGCGAACGCTGCGCAAGGTTCTTGGGCATGACCATGTTGATGCGATCCCTGTGCCTTTGACACTGAATCATTTCTATCCATTACTCATATTTCTTGTTACCACCGTTGTCATCGGATACGGTGCTGTAATTCCCAAAAGCTGTATTGCAGGCTGGAACGAGCTGACCATCGGCTTTGGATTGGCACTCCTTGGAGCATCCATTGCCTATTGGCAGGGTGTTCGTATGGCATTGCGTGAACGAAAGCCGATGAGAAAGGAACACAATGAGGCATCCTGAGTTTATCGCTAAGCAGAGTCGCTCTCCGAGCGGTCTTTTCGGAATGTTGCTTGCGCGAATCATGGCGATTGAAACATCAATAGAAAATCTAACTGCTTTACAACTCATGGACTTACAGCCTGATGATAAGGTGCTGGAGATTGGCTGCGGACATGGTAGAACCATCGCTCAGGCTGCAGCGAAAATTCCGCAAGGATTTGCTGCCGGTCTGGATGCATCCAAAACTATGCTTCAAATGGCAACCCGGCACAACCGCCGCTGGATCGCCGAGGGACGGGTCGAGGTAAAACGCGGTAACAGCAGCAGTATTCCTTATCCTGACTATTGCTTCGACAAGGTCTTTTCTGTTCATACCATTTACTTCTGGCAGAACCCTCTCGATGACCTTCGGGAGATCCGACGGGTGATGAAGAAAGGTGCGAGTTTCGTTCTTGGCTTCCGTCCCAGAGAAAAAAAGGTGTTGGCGGATTTTCCATTGACGGTCTACAACTTTTATTCGCCGGATGAGGTGGTAATGCTTATGGAGAAGGCTGGATATGAGCATGTTCGGCTAATTGAGTCTTCGGCTGCAAGCCGGAATGTCGCATTTGCAATAGCTCATAGGGATACATGAGTCTGGAAGAATTATTTAAAAATGGTCGAAAGACAGTAGTTAAGCAGAGAGAAAGGGGGTGGGAAAATGAGGGCTTACTATTTAGTCGCTGCGATTTTAGGGACTGTATTACCTTATTACTTTTTCGGCTCCTTTATCTTTGAAAATGGATTTGATGTCGTGCTCTTTATCGAGGAAGTTGTTTCTGCCGGGGCTTCGCTGGGTTTTGTGGTTGACTTGTTCATTTCGTCTTTTGTGTTCTGGCCTTTTCTTTTCAAAGAGGCAAAACAATGCAATACTCCTAATCCATGGTGGTTCGTAGTCATTAATCTGGCTGTGGGGTTAAGCTGTGCATTGCCTCTCTTTCTGTATTTCCGGGAAAAGACGAGTGAGCAACAAAAAGGAACCTAACTCTGTCACAAAAGGAGTTTGATAAAAATGAAAACTTACGAAATTTCAGGAATTCTCATAATCGCGGCGTTCCTCGGTTTTGTTATTCCGTCATTCTCCCAAACAAACTCAACTGACAAAGATACGATTGCTGTGGTTCTTGGAAAACCGATCGCGGTCAAAGATAAAGACAAGTTGAACGGACTGATCTTCGGCGCGCTTCTGGAAAAGTATGCGAAGGGAAACAAGATTGAGCCTACAGAGGCCGAATTGGATGTCTTTATGCAGAGGACGGATGAACTGGAAAAACGGAATCAGGCCAAGTTTGAAAAGGATAGGAAAAAGGCGGCGGAAGAATTGAAATCCGGCGCCCTCACGGAAAAAGAACAAAAAGAAAAGACCGCTTATCTGCAAAATCTGGAAAGCATCCTCAAGACTACCAAAGAAATGGCAGAGAGGGGCAAAGGCATGGAAGAGCAGATGAAGGCGATAAAACGAAATATGGCGCGGCATTTTGTCAAGACATGGAAGATCAACAAGTCGTTGTATGAAAAGTACGGAGGGCGTATCATTTTCCAACAGGCCGGAGTAGAACCGTTAGACGCATACCGTAAATTTCTGAAAGAGCAGGAGAAGAAGGGAAATTTTAAAATACTCAACAAGGAATACGAACCGTCCTTCTGGAGATATTTTACAAACGATGCGATGCACACCTTTATTTCTAAAGACGACGGAGCCAAACTCATGGGAACTCCCTGGTGG includes:
- a CDS encoding methyltransferase domain-containing protein is translated as MAIETSIENLTALQLMDLQPDDKVLEIGCGHGRTIAQAAAKIPQGFAAGLDASKTMLQMATRHNRRWIAEGRVEVKRGNSSSIPYPDYCFDKVFSVHTIYFWQNPLDDLREIRRVMKKGASFVLGFRPREKKVLADFPLTVYNFYSPDEVVMLMEKAGYEHVRLIESSAASRNVAFAIAHRDT
- a CDS encoding DUF2834 domain-containing protein is translated as MRAYYLVAAILGTVLPYYFFGSFIFENGFDVVLFIEEVVSAGASLGFVVDLFISSFVFWPFLFKEAKQCNTPNPWWFVVINLAVGLSCALPLFLYFREKTSEQQKGT